A segment of the Desulfitobacterium dehalogenans ATCC 51507 genome:
TCCCTATGGATTTCAATTCAATGCTCATACACATCAACCTTTCTCAAGCACAATGCGATGATTGAGTAAATTCATATCTTTGATACACGCTCTTATAAATTTTTGCTTGCCATAAATATCAACGAGCTTCAATCCTTCATC
Coding sequences within it:
- a CDS encoding CooT family nickel-binding protein, with product MCEANAYLKDGTEEVLFMESVDIIEPHDEGLKLVDIYGKQKFIRACIKDMNLLNHRIVLEKG